A region from the Benincasa hispida cultivar B227 chromosome 12, ASM972705v1, whole genome shotgun sequence genome encodes:
- the LOC120068273 gene encoding RHOMBOID-like protein 13 yields MGKPLFYEILEKPATSGIIGICCAIWFYIQKKNIGYSHVGLSYETAMEGHHWRIITSAFSHISVIHLVFNMSALWSLGAVEQLGHIGLGVPYYLHYTLVLVILSGVLVLGMYHLLIQKFKLEYFRRVTAVGYSCVVFGWMTILSVRQPSSKLDLFGFLSLPISFAPFESLIFTSIIVPQASFLGHLSGIIVGYAIAWGFIHGMNNFWSFCMLGWVVLVFIFSLKKSNTYDFDFLEIESVTDPSLPSVRFLSSGNGRTLQMNALPTGDVEIV; encoded by the coding sequence ATGGGGAAGCCTTTATTTTATGAGATTCTTGAAAAACCAGCCACAAGTGGGATTATAGGGATTTGCTGTGCTATATGGTTTTACATCCAGAAGAAAAACATTGGATATTCACATGTGGGGTTGAGTTATGAAACTGCCATGGAAGGCCACCATTGGAGGATCATAACTTCAGCCTTTTCCCATATTAGTGTTATTCATCTGGTTTTCAACATGAGTGCTCTTTGGAGTCTTGGGGCTGTAGAACAGCTTGGGCATATTGGCTTAGGTGTTCCTTATTATCTCCACTACACTCTTGTTCTGGTCATACTCTCTGGTGTGCTAGTTTTAGGAATGTACCATCTCTTGATTCAAAAGTTTAAGCTTGAATACTTTCGACGAGTTACAGCTGTTGGATATTCTTGTGTGGTTTTCGGGTGGATGACTATACTTTCTGTGAGGCAACCGTCTTCGAAATTGGACCTCTTTGGCTTCCTTTCACTACCCATCAGCTTTGCACCATTTGAATCACTGATCTTTACTTCCATTATTGTTCCACAAGCAAGTTTTCTTGGACATCTATCTGGAATAATTGTTGGATATGCTATAGCTTGGGGTTTCATCCATGGAATGAATAACTTCTGGTCATTTTGCATGTTAGGATGGGTTGTTCTCGTCTTTATATTTAGCTTGAAGAAATCTAACACCTACGACTTTGACTTTCTGGAGATTGAATCTGTAACGGACCCTTCCTTGCCATCTGTTCGATTTCTTTCATCTGGAAATGGTAGAACCTTGCAGATGAATGCATTGCCAACTGGAGATGTAGAGATTGTATGA